The nucleotide window TAGGCTTCGCCATTCTCCTCAATTTGTAAAATGACAGATAAAGGGCTTTGTGGAATATCAATTTTTCCAGCCCATTGACCGGTTGGCAATGTATCTTCCTCCAATTCACTTTGTAATAGCAACCTTTCTAAAAACAAAGCAAATTGACCGCGTGTTAGTGGCTCATTTAAAGAAAATCGCTCTGTAGCTGTTGTAATGTGGTGACTGCTCAATGCTTGGACATATGGATAGCTCCAATGTGACTCTGGTACATCTGAAAAAGAGGTTGTAGCTGTTGCTTGTAAATGGAATGCCTGTGCTAAAATTTTGGCTATTTGGGCACGCGTAACAGGCGCGTTTGGGTTAAAGCTACCATCAGGCTGTCCATCGATTAAGCCGGCTTTATAAGCATTTTGAATTGTTTCATAATAGGAATGCTGTTCTGTAACATCAGTAAAAGTTGTTCCTTCTCGAATAGTAGGGAATTTGATTAAACGTTCTAATATTACGAGTACATGCTGGCGTGTAATAGTATCTTGGGGTCGAAACGTGTTGTCGGAAAATCCTGTAATTGCGCCTTTCTCATACAATAATTGGATAGCGCTTACATAAGGACTTGCAGAGTTAATGTCGTTAAAAATGGCTTTCTCTGCATGCATCGTTGTTGGTGTAACAATAGCAGGGGCAATAGCTGCTGCCGCAAGCACCGCAGCAAAATATTTTTTCTTCATAACTCATACTCCTCTCAATGTTTCTATTTTTATGATAAATGGTTTTTTCATATGTTGGAAGTAAAAGCTATTGATGATTAAAGAATAAAGTCGATATTAATGGAAAGAAAAATTTGCTGAAGGGATGATTAGCGTGAGAATTACGCAAAATAATTTAAATTTAAGCTTTCCAACCAGCATTGTAACGACGAATAATACAGGAGCAGATGAAGCAAAAAAAAGCTCTAAAACGCCAAATGAGCTGACGAAGGAAATAGTGCAGCAAGAAATCTCGAAAATACAGGAAAGTAAAACAAATACAGGGCAAGATAATCCAAAGGCAAAAAGTATTTTAACGAAATTCCACTCAGGTAAAAAATTAACTAAAGAAGAGATGGAATATATTCGACGACATGCACCAGCGATGGTTGAACATGTGGAACGTGTTTCGCAGGAGCGCGAAGTCGTTGAACAAAGCATGAGGATGGCACCTTCTAAATCTGATGTTCAAATGGTGGCACTAAGTGCAGCAAATCAGATACAAAAGCAGGCAAAAGGCGATGATGCGATAACGAGAGCAAATCATTTAGCAGATGCTAAGCATGAGTATGAGAAAACAGATGAATATAAAGAAAAGCCGAATACCTTATTTGAAAGAGATGTCCACAAGCATAGAAAATATAAGCAAACAAAGAAATCTACTTACACATATGTCGCTGCAACAAATCTTTATGATAAGTTTACACATTCATGGAAAAGGGAAGAGCTCAGTATAAAGAAAAAGTAAGTGCCTGCTCATTGTTTCTATAATGTATGAAAGTCAAGGGTGAGGTTATACTTACAGTAATCTTGTTAGCTTAATTCAGCGATTTTTATGGAGGAGCTATGGGTTGCTGAGATGTAGGGTGAAAAATACAAAATGAGGTGTAGGATGATGACAAAACGTTTTATGCATGTAGTATTAGCTGGCGGTCTAGCGGTGTTTGGACTGGCTGCATGTGGTGGCGGAGATAAAGCGAAGGAAGAAAAACCAGATTCATCAACAGATACGGTAGCTACTGGAGAAAGTGTTGCAAAGGCGCAATGCATTGGCTGTCATGGCGGCGATTTAACTGGCGGTATGGGACCTAACTTACATGGCTTAACATTATCTAAAGAGGAAATCGTTGATATTTTAAAGAATGGTAAAGGTGCAATGCCTGCGGGAGCCGCTAAAGGAAATGAGGAAGCAGTGGCAGATTATATTTTAACATTGAAATAATAAAAGGAGGGCTATATGAAAGTAAGCGAACAGCTGCTTTTCATATAGCCCTTGATTATTTTGCTATACTTCCCCATATGTCAGCGCGAAATTTACCATTGCTGCAATCCCATATTGAATTGCTTCATCTTCAAATTCCACTTTATGATTATGCAAGGCACGACGGGTGTTTTCATTGTCGCTACCAGTCCCCATTCTAAACATAAAGCCGGGCACTTGCTCTAAAAAGTAGGCAAAGTCTTCACCGCCCATTGATGGTACAGGCATATGTACGACATGTTCTTCCCCGAGTAGTTCACTCGTTACCTGTTCAAACAATTGCAATAATGGCATATCTGATATAAGAGCAGGACAACCATGTTCATAATGCAACGTTGCAGCACCACGCATACTTTGTGCGGTATGGTGAATGATGCGCTCAATGATGGTAGGCATTTGCTCACGAATTGCAGGATTTGTCGTGCGTACAGTGCCTTTCATAATAACTGTTTCAGGGATAATATTATGTGCCTCACCACCATGAATTTGTCCAATTGTTACAACCGCCTGTTCTGTAGGTGGAAGCTCTCTTGATATAATTGTTTGTAGGGAAGTGAGCACATGCCCTGCAATCATAATTGGATCAACCGATTTATGTGGATGTGCGGCATGACCGCCTGCTCCTTTAATTGTAATGGTGATATTATCACATGCGGCAAGCATTGCTCCTTGGCGGATGCCTATTTCACCGACGGATAAGTCTGGTGAAGTGTGGAGGGCAACTGCCGCATCTACCTTTGGATTTTTCAATACGCCCGCTTGTAGCATCTCCTTTGCACCACTCATAATTTCCTCAGCAGGCTGGAAAATTAATTTCACATTCGCCTTCAATAAATGCTGATTATCAATGAGCATTTTTGCTGTGCCAAGCAGTACTGCGGTATGCAAATCATGTCCACATGCATGCATCACACCTGTATATATGGACTTATACGGAACAGCGGTTTCCTCAGCGATAGGCAATGCGTCCATATCTGCTCGAAGCGCTAGTGTTTTTGTAGCATTCGGTGTTTGAATGAGGGCGACAATACCTGTACCGCTTTCTGCTATTGTATAAGGAATGTCCCATTTTGATAAATAGCTTGCGACAAGCTTTGTTGTTTCGAATTCTTGATTGCTGAGCTCGGGGTGCTGATGAAGATGACGACGAATAGCAATCATTTCTGCTGCAATTGCTTGTGCTTTAGA belongs to Lysinibacillus louembei and includes:
- a CDS encoding c-type cytochrome: MMTKRFMHVVLAGGLAVFGLAACGGGDKAKEEKPDSSTDTVATGESVAKAQCIGCHGGDLTGGMGPNLHGLTLSKEEIVDILKNGKGAMPAGAAKGNEEAVADYILTLK
- a CDS encoding M20 metallopeptidase family protein, producing the protein MSLLSKAQAIAAEMIAIRRHLHQHPELSNQEFETTKLVASYLSKWDIPYTIAESGTGIVALIQTPNATKTLALRADMDALPIAEETAVPYKSIYTGVMHACGHDLHTAVLLGTAKMLIDNQHLLKANVKLIFQPAEEIMSGAKEMLQAGVLKNPKVDAAVALHTSPDLSVGEIGIRQGAMLAACDNITITIKGAGGHAAHPHKSVDPIMIAGHVLTSLQTIISRELPPTEQAVVTIGQIHGGEAHNIIPETVIMKGTVRTTNPAIREQMPTIIERIIHHTAQSMRGAATLHYEHGCPALISDMPLLQLFEQVTSELLGEEHVVHMPVPSMGGEDFAYFLEQVPGFMFRMGTGSDNENTRRALHNHKVEFEDEAIQYGIAAMVNFALTYGEV